The DNA region TTGGCAGTGTTTACATTTTTCCATTTATTTTCCATTTTTATTACAAATTTATTCCAAATTTAGTTTTATATTTTACAAATTATAGCCTTTAAATTCAATATATGCTAATATTATAAAGAGGTAAATTTATGAAAAGTTTAGCAATCATATTTTTTATTTTTGAATGTTTTGATATTTTTTTAAACAAAAGCGAGAATTTACAAGGCTTGATTTTAAGCTATGCTAAAAAATGGCGAAAATCTCCATTTTTATTTTTAATAACTCAGTTTAATTTTTTATTTTTGAGTTTTTGTATTTTTTGCTTAAATTTAAAAAGTCCTATTTTAATAACACTTTATTTCTTATATCTTTTTGATAGTTTATGCAAAGCTTATTTTTGTGCAAAAATTTCAAAAGGTGAATTAAAAGATGATATAAAATTTTTTCTATCAAGCGATGTTAAAATTCCACTTCAAACTAGATTTATATTTTCACTAAGTGTTACTTTTTTGTTTTATTTAGGTCTTTAAGCAAAGCCTTTTTAAAGCCTATAAAGAAAGTATTAAGTTAAATTTGACTAAAATAAACCTTGCATTGTAAAAAATGCAAACTTCAATTATATTGAAAATCTACATAAATTTATATTCTGATTTTAAAGAAGGACAGATGGAAAATAATACTAATAATAAAAAACAGCACACGCGAACACATATACCTGTTGATGGGCATAAAATAGAAGATTTAAGGATAATGGATATTGAATCTTTGGCTCAAATGGCAACTGAAATGGGTATAGAAAATCCAAGAGAATTTAGAAAACAAGAACTTATTTTTGAAATTTTAAAAACACAAACAAAGCAGGGTGGGTTTATTTTATTTACTGGAATTTTGGAAATTACAAGTGAAGGATATGGCTTTTTAAGAGGAATTGATGCAAATTTAAGCGATAGCGTAAATGATGCGTATGTAAGCCTTAGCCAAATTAGAAAATTTGCTCTTCGTGTTGGGGATATCGTAACAGGTCAGGTTAGAGAGCCAAAAGATCAAGAGAAATATTATGCACTTCTAAAAATAGAAGCGATAAACTATAAAACAATAGCAGAAGCTAGACAAAGACCACTCTTTGATAACTTAACCCCACTTTTTCCTACAAAGCAGCTCAAACTTGAATATGATGCAATGAAACTAACTGGAAGAGTGCTTGATCTTTTTACTCCAATTGGCAAAGGTCAAAGAGGACTTATAGTAGCTCCTCCAAAAAGTGGTAAAACTGAACTTATGAAAGAACTAGCTCATGGAATTGCTAAAAATCATCCTGAGGTTGAGCTTTTGGTGTTGTTAGTTGATGAAAGACCAGAAGAAGTTACTGATATGCAACGCTCAGTAAAAGGCGAAGTATTTAGCTCAACATTTGATGAACCGGCAATAAATCACGTAAGAGTTAGTGAGCTTGTTATAGAAAAGGCTAAAAGAGCTGTTGAAATGGGAAAAGATGTTGTAATTTTACTTGATAGCATAACTCGTCTTGCAAGAGCTTATAACACAGTTACTCCAAGTAGTGGAAAAGTATTAAGTGGTGGTGTTGATGCAAACGCACTTCACAAACCAAAAAGATTTTTTGGAGCAGCTAGAAACATAGAAGAGGGCGGAAGTCTTACAATAGTAGCAACTGCTTTAATTGATACTGGTTCAAAAATGGATGAGGTTATATTTGAAGAGTTTAAAGGAACTGGAAATAGTGAAATTTTACTTGATAGAAATATAAGCGAAAGAAGAATTTACCCAGCAATTAACATCTTAAAATCAAGCACTAGAAAAGAAGAACTTTTACAAACTCCTGATATGCTTCAAAAAGTTTGGGCTTTGCGTTCAGCAATTGGAACAATGGATGATGTAGAGGCACTTAAATTTCTATATTCAAAAATGCTTACAACTAAAAACAATGAAGAGCTTTTATCTATAATGAATGAGTAAAAAAAGGAATTTGAAGTGAAAAAAGTTTTATTTTTAATGTTTGTTTTGTTAAATTTTGTTTTGGCTGATGGTTTTGTAACAGTTTATGGAAACTCAAATTTAACTCTTTCGCCAAATAGAGCAGTTTTAAATTTAGATATCTACTCAGATGGTGGAAATTTGCTAAGTGTAAAAGAAAAAAATGATAAAATCACAAAAAAAACTAATGATTTATTAAAAGAACAAAACATTTCAAAAAGCAGCATTCAAATACAAAGAGCTTTTATAAGCTCACGAGATAAATATAGCAAAAATGGCGAAGTTGCCGGCAAAATTTACTCTGTATCTAAAAATGCAAGAATTAGTATAAATGATATAAATAAAACTCACTCGCTAATAGATGCATTGATAAGTGCAGGAATTTCAAATATCAATATAAGTTATGAAAACAATGAGATAAAAACCTATGAAAATAAAGCTTTAAAAGAAGCTTTAAATTTGGCTATGCAAAAGGCTTTAAAGCTAGCCGAAGCTTCAAATAAAGAATTAGGTGAAATTATAGAAGTTGAAGAGCTTGGTGCAAATTCGCAAAACTATTTTATGAATGCAAAAAGTCTAAATGCTGCTGATAGTTTTGGAAATTTAGATGGTGTAATCTCAGTTGGCGCTAGTGTAAAAGTTAAATTTAACTTAAAGTAAAATACATGTATCAAGTTTTATCTTTAAAGTATCGTCCTAAAAATTTTGATGAGCTTATAGGTCAAGAAGCAGTTTCAAGAAGTCTTTCAAATGCACTTGATAGTAAGCGTTTGGCAAATGCTTATCTTTTTAGCGGGCTTAGAGGAAGTGGAAAAACAAGTAGTGCTAGAATTTTAGCAAAATCTATGCTTTGTAAAAATGGTCCTACAAGTCATCCTTGTGAAGTTTGCGATAGTTGTAAAATGGCAAATGAAAACGCTCATATTGACATTATAGAAATGGATGCAGCAAGTAGAAGAAAAATAGACGATATTAGAGAGCTTATTGAGCGCACAAAAACATACCCATCAATTTCACGCTATAAAGTATTTATCATTGATGAGGTACATATGCTTACAAAAGAGGCATTTAATGCGTTTCTAAAGACTTTGGAAGAGCCACTTGAGCATATTAAATTTATTCTTGCTACAACTGATCCATTAAAACTTCCAGCTACGATTTTATCAAGGACTCAGCATTTTAGATTTAAGCCAATTCCTCAAAATTTAGTGATAAATCATCTAGCAAATATTTTAAATAAAGAAAATATCACTTTTGAGGATGAGGCTTTGAAAATAATTGCAAGAAGTGGGGAAGGCTCTTTAAGAGATAGTATAACCTTACTTGATCAAAGTATAAGCTTTACAAATGGTAGTGTTAATGCAAAAGAAGTTGCTTCTATGCTTGGGCTTGTAGATCCTGTAAAAATAGATGAAATTCTAAACATTGTCTTAAAAAGAGATAGGGAAGGTGTTGTAAGCATACTTGATGAGCTAAGTAGTTATGAGGCAGATTCGATAATTGATCAGCTTACCTTAAATTTAAAAGATAAATTTTTAAGCAAAGATCCAAAATTTAATGTTTTTATGTACGAGAGGTTTTTTAGAGTTTTAAGTGAAGCTAAAACTATGCTAAACATGGGAAGTGATAATGGATTTACCATGGCCATGACTTTGTTTTTAATGATAGAGTCAATGGGTTTAAAAAGCATAGATGATATTATGAATGAAGTTTCAAACAAAGAACAAGACAATATTTTAAAAGACTCAAAAAATTTAGAAAAAGATAAAAAAGACTTAATATCAGAAATAAAAACAACAAAAACCCCATATGATGAGTATTTGGCAAATATCTATGATAGAAACTATGAGCTTGGTGAATGCTTTAAAAGAAGCGTTAAATTTAATGATTTTAAAGATAATACTTTATTCATAACATCGTTTGGTGATGAGTCTGATAGTGAGTTTTTAAGAAAATCATCAAAAGTTATAATGGAAATTTTAAGAAAAACCTTTAATAAAGATAGTAGAATAAAAATTTCTAAGTTAGAAAATGAGCAAAACTTACAAAATAAAGATTCTAAAACTATAAATCAAAATTCTAATACAGCCGCGGAAAGTTTTAATAAAGATTTGTCTATAAAAAAAGAGGATAATTTAAATAAAAATTATTATAAAACACAAAACTTAGAAAATAAAGACTTGCAGAGGAATAACGATAGCTTTAATAATTCAAACCTTGATGATGAGTTTAATAAAGATCTTGCAAATTTAAAAAAATTTAGTAAATTAAAAAATAGTTTGAACTCGCAAAATTTAGAAGAAAAAAATAAATCTTTATTGAATGAACTAAAAAATTCAAATAACTTTAAAGAAGATAAAGAGACTAAAAATTTAAAAGAGTTAACTAGACTTTTTGGAGATCCTAAGGTTGAGGAAAATTAAAATATTTTCCATAAATAGCTAAATAATTAAATAAAAATTACTATTATACAGTTTAAAAATCAGATACAAATGTTTAAATGTCCAGCGTAACACAAAGCACTAGTTTGAGTGAGAATTAATAAATTTTCAGATAGACAAAACAGTTAAAGTAAAATTATAAAACATTAAATTTAAGCTTTTATAATAGAAACTTATTTTAGATAAGTTCCTTGGTTTGTTGGATTTCTTGAAATATTGGTATTTTCCATAGCTTTATTTTTAAATATAAAATCATCCTCGCCTTTTAAATAAGCTATGATATAACCTAGCTCCTCGCTTGATGTTGAGGCAGCGATTGGTTGCATTATAACTCTTCCAGCTTTTCCATGGCTAGAATCACTATAGTATGCTTGAAATGAGTAATAAATCTCTTTTCCACTCATTTTAGATAGTTTTTTTGCTCCAGCGTAAGATCTTCTATCACCTTTTTCACCATGGCATTCAAGGCATTTTTTATCATATATTTTTTTACCTTGCTCAGTGGAATAATCAATGTTTTTATTAATCCCAATACCTAAAAATCTACTATCGCCAACATTTGGAGTGGTATTATAGACATTAACTTCAACGCCTTCATCTTTAGAATGTTTTTCAACTAAAGCTTTTAATTCTTTTGCAAACTCACCTTTTGCTTCAAATATATAGGTTTCATCACTTGCTTCACAAAAAGAGATAAAAAGACATGCTAAAAATGAAAGTTTAAGTAGTTTTTTCATAGATTTTCCTAAAATTTAAGTTAAGAATTTATAAAAAGTGAGAGCTTTAAGCTCTCACTTGGATAAGAAAGATTAGAATGAATATTTAGCCTCAAATCTAACTTTATCATTTTTATCATCACCCTGTTTTACATGTGAATACCATGTTTGGAATTTAAGTTTATCTGAGTGAGCGTATTCAATTCTACCAACAACCTCTTTCATGTCTGTTTTTTCGTCAACGACTTTATTTTTACCATCAAGATAGTCAGCACCGATTCTTAGGCCAGTATCTGGGATAGTATATCCAGCTGTTACAAACCAGTAGTGATTTTTGCCTTCAAATAGAGTATAGTCAAATAGTTCTTCACCTGGTTTTATAAATTTACCACTATCTTCAAAAGATACTAAAGATACTTTATCTTTATCTGTTGAGAAATCAACATATCCAGCTGATAAATCTGCACCAAATAGTTTTGTTCCAAGCTCAGCACCATAAAAATCCGCATCATCAACAGCAGGTACATCTCTTTTGAAAGAGCTATCAAAATCAGAGAAACCATATTGTAATTTTGCATTAAGATTTACATCATCACTAACATCAAATGAGAAAGCAAATTCAACCGCAAAAAGATCAGTTACATCTTCAAGTATAGCATACCATACCTGGAAACTTACTGGGTCATAACTACCAAGAGCTGCAACACCATAAAGATTGTGATCAGTTGTATTTTTTCCAGTGCTATCTTTTATTAGTTTACTAACGTCTTCATCATCAAATGTTTTAATATCACTATCATTTTCCAAAGCATCCATCCATAAAGCAGCAAGAGTTAAGCCCTCAATATCGCTATTTAGAACTTTTATACCATCACCAAACATATCATCTGTGAAGAATGCTCCAACATCTTGACGACCAACTTGAACAACAGTATTGCCTACCGCATATCCAAAGTATGCTCTATTTAAATCAAATCCTTTCTGATTTATTTTTTTCCCACTTCTTGACTCTGCTCTATCAGTATCATTGTATCTTATGCCTGCAACTGCAAAGAAGTTATCGTCAATTTTTGTTTTTAGATTAAGAGTGCTTTTAAAATTCCAATTACCATTTCCATCTTTGTTTTTATCAGCATCTTTATGACTATCGTGAGTATATCTCATTCTTAGCATTCCACTTGCATCTACATCTTTAATAACTTCATCTAGTGGAGCAGCTGAAGCAGTAGTAGCCATAATACCTGTTGCCATTGCGGCGATTAAACTAAGTTTAACTAGTTTCATTTAGAACTCCTTTTTTCAATTAAAATAAATTGTTAGGTGTAATAGTAGCATAAAAATTTGAAATATTTGCTTAAAGTTATTTTAAATTTGCCATTTTGTAGCTATTTTGTTGCTAAGTGTTAACCAAAGAGCCTAAAAAACAAGGTTTTGGTAAATAAAAACTTCTAAGAAAATTTTTCTTAGAAGTCAAAGGAAGTTCAAATATGATTTTATTACTTAAATAAAATTATATTTAAAATAGGTAAATACTTGGCAATAATAAATTTTATTAATTTTAAATTTTTATATGATTGCCTATACAATAAGTTAAAATTTATTAGTTTAAAATTATACACTTAAAACACTAAGTATTTAAAATAATTTTGAATGTTTTCCTATATCGATAGCTTCTAAAATCAAAATATCATAATCTTTTTTATATATTAAAACTAAATCTGGCATTATATGGCAATCTCTAAAATTTTTTAGTTTTCCTTTTAACTGGTGGTCTTTATATTTTTTATCTAAAGTTTCATCTTTTGCTAGTTTTTCTAATAAATTTATTATCAAATCTTTTTGTTGCGCGGTTAATTTTTTAAAAGATGTTTTAAAATTTTTAGAGTAGATGATTTTATATTTCATCAAGTGAGGCTCTTAAATCTTTTATATTATCGTAAGCTTTTATATTTCCAGCTTTATAGTCTTTAATGGTTTTTTTATGGATAGAGAGAATTTTATCTTCATAGGAGATTTGTTTTATTTCAACTTTTGGGTAAAGTTTTGCAATAGCTTTTAAGGCATTTAAAAAAGCTTCATCACCATTTTTTATAACTATATCCATAAATTCTCCTTTTTTACGTATTATATCAAAATTTTTTTACTTTCCAGCTAGCTTAAAAAGCTCATTTTTAATCTTTTCTTTTGCCGCATCAAGTTCTAAATTTTCTACGCTAAAAGGCTTGCTTAGACTATAATATATAGTTGAAAACGGTTTTGGAAGTATCATCTCATCCCAGCTTTTAAACTGCCAAAATCTACTAGCTTCATAATTAAGGGCATAAATTTCAAGGTGCTGTTTTTGAGCTATAATGACCGCGCCATCGGCAACACTGTATTTTGGACCTCTTGGTCCATCTGGAGTTATGATAACATCAATTCCATTTCTTATCTCTTTAAAAGCATTTATTAAAGCTCTTGCCCCGCCTTTTGAACTACTTCCTCTAATAGCACCAATTCCAAATTTTGATATTATTTGAGTGATAATCTCACCATCTTTATGATCTGAAATGATAACTTTGCCTTGCTTTTTTTTATTAAAGGCTTTACTCCACCAATGCCTATAAGCAAAGCTCATCATAGCAAGTCTTCCATGCCAAAAAACAACTACGCAAGGTTTTGAGGGCAAATTTGTAGGAGTAAATTTTTTTTTGCAAGTTAGATAGATTATCCAAATAACAAGATAAGCTATCCATTTAATAAAAAAAAGCTTAAGAGATGATTTCGCCATCTAAAGCCATTCTTTTAGCAGATTTAATCAAAACTTTTTTTGTTTTACCTAAAAGCTCTTCCGTGCCATTAGCTAAAACATTAAAATTTGAAAAACTTCTACCACTTACTTGCATGTTTGGGCGAAGCTCTTCAAAATACACATCAAATGTTTTTCCAACTTGATTTTGCATTATTTTATCTAAAATTTCATTTTGTCTATTTTGTAAAAAAGTCAGTCTTTTGCTAGCTATTTCATCATCAATTAGAGGTAAATTAGCAGCTGGAGTTAAGGGGCGAGGACTAAATTTAAATGAAAAAATTTGCTCAAATTTGACTTCATTTACAACTTCCATTGTATCATTAAAGTCTGCATCGCTTTCACCAGGATATGCCACAATTATATCGGTGCTTATATTAACTTCAGGGCACATTTTTCTTAGTTTTAAAGCCCTATTTAAAAACCACTCTTTTGTATATCCTCTTTTCATCGCCTTTAAAATAGCACTTGATCCACTTTGTAAAGGCATGTGCATTGACTTGCATATTTTATCATTATTTGTAAAAACATCTAAAAATTTATCATCCATGTGAAGTGGATGTGGGCTTGTAAAGCGAATTCTCTCAATTCCCTTAAATTCGCTAATTTTTACTAACAAATCACCAAAATCAATCTTTTCATGAAAGCTTGAAAATCTTTTTCCATAATTATTTACATTTTGTCCAAGTAAAAATACCTCTTTTGTGCCATTGTTTGCAACTTTTTCTATCTCATTTAAGATTAAATTTAAAGGTATTGAAATTTCATCGCCTCTAGTTTGTGGAACGATGCAATAGGTGCATTTTTTATCACATCCTATCATTATATTAATGTAAGCTTTATAAGGACTACTTCTAAACTCACCAAAGGCATACCCGCTATCATCATAATTAATATCTGTGCTTATAAATTTTGGAGAATTTATAGCTTTTGTAATTTTGGATGTATTTCTAGCTCCTAAAACAAAATCAACATACGGAGCTCTTTTAAAAATTTCTTTGCCTAAGTGACTTGCAGTACAGCCTAAAACTCCAATTTTAGCTCCATCTTTTTTTACTTTTTCATATCCTCCAACTTCGCTAAAAAGCTTATGAACAGGCTTTTCTCTAACTGAGCAAGTATTTATAAGTATTAAGTCCGCTTTTGAGATATCATCTGTTAAAATATAATCATCTTCTTTTTTAAGTTCTGCGATGATATGTTCAGAGTCTCTGACATTCATCGCACAACCTAGAGTTTGAATAAAGAGTAATTTACTCAAAGTATATGAACCTCATACATAAATTCATTCTCATCAAGACCATACTTTACAGTTCTTAGATACGCACTCATATTTTTTTTCTTAAAATGCTCTATTAAAGCGATTAAGTCTTTGTGTTGGTTTTCTCTATCAAAATAAAATATCCTTTGACCTGTTTTGGCGACTTCTTTTTCAATATCACTTAAAGATATATTATTAGGAGCTTTGCTTAGCTCGCTTCTTGCTATTTTTAACTCCATTTTAACTCCTTTTACTTTTTGCCTTTACTATTTTGAATTTGTGAGTATATCAAATTTTATGTAAAATTTCGTTTAAACAAAACAAAAGAGTAAAAATAGTATAATTACAATCCTTTCAAATTTAAATCAAAAAAATATCAGTGTTAAAAAAGGAAAAATATGGAAAAAATAGGCGATATAATCGAATCAATCGCAAATGAAAAAAATTTAGAGATAAAAGATGTAAAAGAAACAGTTCAAACTGCATTTATAAATACAGCTAAAAGAATGTTTGGAGAAAACTACGAATATGACGCTGTTTTTAACGAAACTTCTAAAAAAATAGATCTTTTTCAAAAAATTTTAATAGTAGCAGATAGTGAGTATAAAGGCGACTCACACACTGTTTCATTAAGTGAAGCTAAAAAGATAGATAATAGTGCTGAAGTAGGCGATGAGCTAAGCTCACAAATAGATATAGAAAATTATGGCCGCACTGCATCTGCAAATTTAGCAAAAGAGCTAAATTATCATATAGAAAAGCTTTTAGAAGAAAAAGCTTATGAAAAATATAGTCAAAAAGTAGATAGTTTAATTTTTGGGAATGTTGTTTTTATAGATGATGAGGAAACTACTTATATAGAATTTGATGATTTAAGAGCTTTTATGCCTAGAAAAAACAGAATAAAAGATGAAAAATTTAAAGTAGGTGATGTTGTAAGAGCAGTTATAAGAAAAGTTTTTATAGATAAAAAAAGAGGCGTTAGAATTGAAATTTCAAGAACAAGTCCGAAATTTTTAGAAGCACTTCTAAAATCACAAGTTCCAGAAATTCAAGATGGAAGCGTTATAGTAAAAGCAAGTGCAAGAATTCCAGGACGAAGAGCAAAAGTAGCGCTATCTTCTATCTCTCCAAATATCGATCCAATAGGCGCAACAGTTGGCGTAAAAGGTGTAAGAATAGATGCAGTAAGCAAAGAGATAAAAAATGAAAATATTGATGTTATAGAGTATTCAGCCCAGCCTGAAATAATGCTCTCTCGTGCTATGGCACCTGCGATAATTAGCTCAGTTAGAATAGATGGCAATAAAGCAATGGTTCATTTAAACAGCGATCAAAAAAGTAAAGCTATAGGAAAAGATGGTATTAATATCCGCCTAGCTTCAATGATAACAGGACTCGAAATTCAGCTTGTTGAAAATGGCAAACAAATAGCTGATGATAGCAAAGACCTAGTAAAAGATCTAAAATCACTTTTTGGATAAATAATAAATTTATAAAATTTAAAAGCTGAAATTTAAAAATTTTAGCTTTTATTGTGTGGATTTTAGCTTATTTGCAAATTTATTGGCTTTAGTAAACCTATCCATATATTATTATCACCAAACATACTCAAACTATTTTTTATAAAAAAGAGATTTTAGCACTTGAAAAATTTATGAATTTTTAGAAATTTTAGTAAATTTCAAATAAATAAAAAATTTTAAAATACCATATTTAGGAGCTTTTAGATTAAAATTTGCATTTAAGATAAAAATCTGTTATAATTCTTTCAACATTTTACATAAGGGTATGTAAAGTGAAATAAAAATTAAGGAGAAAGCCATGAAAAAAGGTTTTACAATGATTGAGTTGATCTTCGTGATCGTAATTTTAGGTATTTTAGCAGCAGTTGCTATCCCAAGACTAGCAGCTACAAGAGATGACGCAGAGATTTCAAAAGTTGCTTCTAATGTTGCAACAGCAGTTAGTGATTTAACAGCAGCATATACAGCACATGCAGATGGATTTGGAACTAGAACAATAGATCAAATGACAAATACAACATCTAGTGGCAATGTTCAAGCAAAAGGTCAAAACTGTGTTGCAATAACAATAGATAATGCTGCTGGAACTATAACAGTAGGAACTCCAGAAGGTTGTGGAAGCGACGCAGTTGTTACTGGCTTAACAACTGCACTTAATAAATCAAAACTTATTGGAACCCATCAAGTTGGTGGTAACTCTGTACAGTTCTAATTTTAGCTTACGATAAGCTTTTAGCCCTGAGTATATCTCGGGGCTTTTTTAAATTCTGCTCTTTCTTTATAAACAATCAAACATGTTTATTAATCTATCTTTATTTTTCTTTTCACAAAAAACTATCAAATAATCTTTTTAAAATTTTGTTAAATTTATAAAATTTTAATCTCTTTATAACTTAACTCAAATTTCATCTAAAAAGTTTAAATTTACTTAAATATAATCAATTTTAATTTAAAGTTAAGATATTTTTGGCTAAACTAACTTAAATAAATTTTAAGTTTAAAAAGGAATTTTGGATGAAAATTAGTGCTAGAAATGTGCTTAAATGTAAAGTAGAGAGTTTAACTCTTGGAGCTGTTAATGAAGAAGTTGTTTTAAAACTATCAAATGGTGCAAAAATAACATCTATCATCACAAAAAATTCAGCTTTAAATCTAAATCTAAAATTAGGCGATGAAGTTTTTGCCATTATTAAATCTAGCTCGATAATGTTTGGTTTGGGTGAGCTTAAAATCAGTGCTAGAAATGTATTAAATGGAAAAATTGTTTCAATTAAAAAAGGCGAAGTTAATGCAGAGGTTTGCCTTGATTTGGGTGATGGCGAGATAATTACAGGAATTATTACTTTAAACTCAGTTAAAAAACTTGATTTAAAAGTAGGCAATGAGGCAAGTGCTGTTATAAAATCAAGCGAAGTTATGGTTGGTGTGGAGTAAAATATAACCGGTTTGTTTGTTAATTTTGCAAAGTTACTTATAAATTTAAATATCTAATAAAAAAGGATAGAGATGAAAAAATTTTTAGCGTTAGCTTTTAGTATTTGTGTTTTAAGTGCAGCTGAGATTAAAATAGCTGCTGCGGCAAATATCGGCTATGTTTTTGAAGAGCTAAAAACAGAGTTTTTAAAAGATAGAAAAGGCGATAATGTTGTAGCAGATCTTGGAAGTAGTGGTCAGCTTAGTGCAAAAATTCAAGCAGGTGCAGACTATGCTATTTTTATGGCGGCAAATATGAAATTTGCAAATGACTTAAACGAAAAAGGTTTTAGTGCAAGTGGCCAAGCGGTTCCTTACACAAGAGGTGTTTTAGTTGCATTTAGCGATAAAAAAAGAGATTTAAGCGATGTTATGAATCTTTTAAAAGATAAAAGTATAGAAAAAATCTCAGTTGGCAATAAAAAAACCGCACCTTATGGAATTGCAGCAAAAGAAGCATTTGAAAATGCTAGAATTTATAATGATATAGAGAAAAAACTTGTCTATGCGCAAAGTATATCAGGTGTTATGCCACATGTTATTTCAGGTGCAGCTGATATTGGCTTCATCCCAAAATCAGGCTTGGTGGGAAAAGATGAGTATAAAAAAGATGAAAATTTTGTAGAAGTTGATAGAGCACTTTATACACCACTTGATCAAGGTATGATTTTATTAAAAGGACATGAAAGCGATAAGTTGGCAAAAGAGTTTTTTGAGTTTATTCAAAGCGATAGAGCAAAAGCTATATTTGCCGAGTTTGGCTACGAATATGAATAAAATAAAAGCAAAAGTTACCAAGATAAAAGAGTGTGGGGATTTATCCCACCTCTTTTTAGATACTTGCATAGGAAGTCTTAGTCTTGTAATGTTAAGCGCTGATTTTGATATAGGTGATGAGATTGAGATAGGTTTTAAAGAAAGTGTTGTTGCAGTTTTAGTTGGTAAATGTGATACTTTAAGCTATTCAAATCAAATAAAAGTAACTATAAATTTGGTTGAAATAGGTGAAATTTTAACTAAAATTTGTGGCATTTACAAAAGTAGCAATGTTGAAATAATAAGTTTAATAACTACAAACTCAGCTAAAAGACTAAATTTAAAAAGTGGCGATGAGGCTACATTTTTAGTAAAAGCAACAGATATGTTTGTGGTGTGAGCTAATGAAATTTAAAAGTATAAATTTAAGGATAAAATTATGCAAGGGTTAGATTTTACTCCTTTTATAGTTTCTTTAAAATTAGCTTTCATCACAACCATAGTGCTTTTTTTCGTGGTTCTTCCTTTTGCTTGGAATTTAAGCCAAAGTAAAAGTAAATTTAAACCACTTATTCAAAGTATTTGTGCGTTGCCACTAGTTTTGCCACCTACGGTTATGGGCTTTTACATCCTCTTTGCATTTTCAAAAAATTCCCTCATAGGTGGCTTTTTATATGAGCATTTTGGAATTCAGTTAGTTTTTACTTTTTGGGGACTTGTTTTTGCAAGTTGTATTTATTCACTTCCTTTTATGTTTCA from Campylobacter ureolyticus includes:
- a CDS encoding type II toxin-antitoxin system RelE/ParE family toxin codes for the protein MKYKIIYSKNFKTSFKKLTAQQKDLIINLLEKLAKDETLDKKYKDHQLKGKLKNFRDCHIMPDLVLIYKKDYDILILEAIDIGKHSKLF
- a CDS encoding major outer membrane protein; this translates as MKLVKLSLIAAMATGIMATTASAAPLDEVIKDVDASGMLRMRYTHDSHKDADKNKDGNGNWNFKSTLNLKTKIDDNFFAVAGIRYNDTDRAESRSGKKINQKGFDLNRAYFGYAVGNTVVQVGRQDVGAFFTDDMFGDGIKVLNSDIEGLTLAALWMDALENDSDIKTFDDEDVSKLIKDSTGKNTTDHNLYGVAALGSYDPVSFQVWYAILEDVTDLFAVEFAFSFDVSDDVNLNAKLQYGFSDFDSSFKRDVPAVDDADFYGAELGTKLFGADLSAGYVDFSTDKDKVSLVSFEDSGKFIKPGEELFDYTLFEGKNHYWFVTAGYTIPDTGLRIGADYLDGKNKVVDEKTDMKEVVGRIEYAHSDKLKFQTWYSHVKQGDDKNDKVRFEAKYSF
- a CDS encoding DNA polymerase III subunit gamma/tau, which produces MYQVLSLKYRPKNFDELIGQEAVSRSLSNALDSKRLANAYLFSGLRGSGKTSSARILAKSMLCKNGPTSHPCEVCDSCKMANENAHIDIIEMDAASRRKIDDIRELIERTKTYPSISRYKVFIIDEVHMLTKEAFNAFLKTLEEPLEHIKFILATTDPLKLPATILSRTQHFRFKPIPQNLVINHLANILNKENITFEDEALKIIARSGEGSLRDSITLLDQSISFTNGSVNAKEVASMLGLVDPVKIDEILNIVLKRDREGVVSILDELSSYEADSIIDQLTLNLKDKFLSKDPKFNVFMYERFFRVLSEAKTMLNMGSDNGFTMAMTLFLMIESMGLKSIDDIMNEVSNKEQDNILKDSKNLEKDKKDLISEIKTTKTPYDEYLANIYDRNYELGECFKRSVKFNDFKDNTLFITSFGDESDSEFLRKSSKVIMEILRKTFNKDSRIKISKLENEQNLQNKDSKTINQNSNTAAESFNKDLSIKKEDNLNKNYYKTQNLENKDLQRNNDSFNNSNLDDEFNKDLANLKKFSKLKNSLNSQNLEEKNKSLLNELKNSNNFKEDKETKNLKELTRLFGDPKVEEN
- the rho gene encoding transcription termination factor Rho codes for the protein MENNTNNKKQHTRTHIPVDGHKIEDLRIMDIESLAQMATEMGIENPREFRKQELIFEILKTQTKQGGFILFTGILEITSEGYGFLRGIDANLSDSVNDAYVSLSQIRKFALRVGDIVTGQVREPKDQEKYYALLKIEAINYKTIAEARQRPLFDNLTPLFPTKQLKLEYDAMKLTGRVLDLFTPIGKGQRGLIVAPPKSGKTELMKELAHGIAKNHPEVELLVLLVDERPEEVTDMQRSVKGEVFSSTFDEPAINHVRVSELVIEKAKRAVEMGKDVVILLDSITRLARAYNTVTPSSGKVLSGGVDANALHKPKRFFGAARNIEEGGSLTIVATALIDTGSKMDEVIFEEFKGTGNSEILLDRNISERRIYPAINILKSSTRKEELLQTPDMLQKVWALRSAIGTMDDVEALKFLYSKMLTTKNNEELLSIMNE
- a CDS encoding c-type cytochrome; translated protein: MKKLLKLSFLACLFISFCEASDETYIFEAKGEFAKELKALVEKHSKDEGVEVNVYNTTPNVGDSRFLGIGINKNIDYSTEQGKKIYDKKCLECHGEKGDRRSYAGAKKLSKMSGKEIYYSFQAYYSDSSHGKAGRVIMQPIAASTSSEELGYIIAYLKGEDDFIFKNKAMENTNISRNPTNQGTYLK
- a CDS encoding SIMPL domain-containing protein, encoding MKKVLFLMFVLLNFVLADGFVTVYGNSNLTLSPNRAVLNLDIYSDGGNLLSVKEKNDKITKKTNDLLKEQNISKSSIQIQRAFISSRDKYSKNGEVAGKIYSVSKNARISINDINKTHSLIDALISAGISNINISYENNEIKTYENKALKEALNLAMQKALKLAEASNKELGEIIEVEELGANSQNYFMNAKSLNAADSFGNLDGVISVGASVKVKFNLK